Proteins co-encoded in one Cupriavidus nantongensis genomic window:
- the rpmH gene encoding 50S ribosomal protein L34: protein MKRTYQPSVTRRKRTHGFRVRMKTRGGRAVINARRAKGRKRLAI, encoded by the coding sequence ATGAAACGTACCTACCAACCTTCCGTTACCCGCCGCAAGCGTACCCACGGTTTCCGCGTGCGCATGAAGACCCGCGGCGGCCGTGCCGTCATCAACGCTCGCCGCGCCAAGGGCCGCAAGCGCCTGGCGATCTAA
- the dnaA gene encoding chromosomal replication initiator protein DnaA, translating to MQDFWQAAAAQLERELTPQQFKTWIKPLAPVAFDEETHALRIAAPNRFKLDWVKSQFSGRITALACEYWEAQVSVQFVLDPAASGRAAAYMQPAQPGMGAGGMDRMEHHAAPGTGMGGYPGAQPGQSMGGQAPFAMPGQPAQPGYGEYPTAAAYGLGQPPYGHPTGNPAGMPSAAPVPAGARGQGMGQHPGQHHPQHNQQHHQQHNADLGEIDVVQMDPAEASARSYRAPQQGQHPHAAMGNAAPMPGHQPSDTVHERSRLNPILTFDNFVTGKANQLARAAAIQVANNPGKSYNPLYLYGGVGLGKTHLIHSIGNHMLMENPRARIRYIHAEQYVSDVVKAYQRKAFDEFKRYYHSLDLLLIDDIQFFSGKNRTQEEFFYAFEALIANRAQVIITSDTYPKEITGIDDRLISRFDSGLTVAIEPPELEMRVAILMKKAAAENVNVPEEVAFFVAKHLRSNVRELEGALRKILAFSNFHGKDITIEVTREALKDLLTVQNRQISVENIQKTCADFYNIKVADMYSKKRPANIARPRQIAMYLAKELTQKSLPEIGELFGGRDHTTVLHAVRKIADERSKDAQLNHELHVLEQTLKG from the coding sequence ATGCAAGATTTCTGGCAGGCGGCAGCCGCGCAACTCGAGCGCGAGCTGACGCCGCAACAGTTCAAAACGTGGATCAAGCCGCTGGCGCCCGTTGCGTTCGATGAAGAAACGCATGCGCTGCGGATTGCTGCGCCCAACCGTTTCAAGCTCGACTGGGTCAAGAGTCAGTTTTCAGGGCGCATCACCGCCCTCGCCTGCGAATACTGGGAAGCGCAGGTCAGCGTCCAGTTCGTGCTCGATCCCGCCGCGTCGGGCCGCGCCGCTGCCTATATGCAGCCGGCCCAGCCTGGCATGGGCGCGGGCGGTATGGACCGCATGGAGCATCACGCAGCACCGGGTACGGGCATGGGCGGCTATCCCGGCGCCCAGCCCGGCCAATCGATGGGCGGCCAGGCCCCGTTTGCCATGCCTGGCCAGCCCGCGCAGCCCGGCTATGGCGAATACCCCACCGCGGCCGCGTACGGCTTGGGCCAGCCGCCATATGGCCACCCGACCGGTAACCCGGCCGGCATGCCCTCCGCCGCCCCGGTTCCGGCCGGCGCGCGTGGCCAGGGCATGGGCCAGCATCCCGGCCAGCACCACCCGCAGCACAATCAGCAGCACCATCAGCAGCACAACGCCGACCTGGGCGAGATCGACGTGGTCCAGATGGACCCCGCCGAAGCCAGCGCCCGCTCCTACCGCGCCCCGCAGCAGGGCCAGCATCCGCATGCCGCGATGGGCAACGCCGCGCCGATGCCCGGCCACCAGCCCAGCGACACGGTGCACGAGCGCTCGCGCCTGAACCCGATCCTGACCTTCGACAATTTCGTCACCGGCAAGGCCAACCAGCTGGCGCGCGCCGCCGCGATCCAGGTCGCCAACAACCCGGGCAAGTCCTACAACCCGCTGTATCTCTATGGCGGCGTCGGCCTGGGCAAGACCCACCTGATCCATTCCATCGGCAACCACATGCTGATGGAGAACCCGCGCGCGCGCATCCGCTACATCCACGCCGAGCAGTACGTGTCCGACGTGGTCAAGGCGTACCAGCGCAAGGCCTTCGACGAGTTCAAGCGCTACTACCATTCGCTGGACCTGCTGCTGATCGACGATATCCAGTTCTTCTCCGGCAAGAACCGCACGCAGGAAGAGTTCTTCTACGCCTTCGAGGCCCTGATCGCCAACCGGGCGCAGGTGATCATCACCAGCGATACCTACCCCAAGGAAATCACCGGCATCGACGACCGCCTGATCTCGCGCTTCGATTCCGGCCTGACCGTGGCGATCGAGCCGCCCGAGCTGGAAATGCGCGTGGCGATCCTGATGAAGAAGGCCGCCGCCGAGAACGTGAACGTGCCGGAAGAAGTCGCCTTCTTCGTTGCCAAGCACCTGCGCTCCAACGTGCGCGAGCTGGAAGGCGCGCTGCGCAAGATCCTGGCGTTCAGCAACTTCCACGGCAAGGACATCACCATCGAAGTGACGCGCGAAGCGCTGAAGGACCTGCTGACGGTGCAGAACCGCCAGATCTCGGTCGAGAACATCCAGAAGACCTGCGCGGATTTCTACAACATCAAGGTCGCTGACATGTATTCGAAAAAGCGGCCTGCCAATATTGCCCGGCCGCGCCAGATCGCGATGTACCTGGCCAAGGAGCTGACGCAGAAGAGCCTGCCGGAGATCGGCGAACTCTTCGGCGGCCGCGACCACACCACCGTGCTGCACGCCGTGCGAAAGATCGCCGACGAACGCAGCAAGGATGCGCAGCTCAACCACGAGTTGCACGTGCTGGAGCAGACGCTCAAGGGATGA
- the dnaN gene encoding DNA polymerase III subunit beta codes for MQLVKTSRDNLLRPLQIVSGIVERRHTLPILANLLIRKSGSNVSFLSTDIEIQITTHAECGVGNDSVATTVAARKLLDILRAMPDGDVALSLNDKRMTVQSGKSRFALQTLAAEEFPTVAEASEFNASVSLPQKTFKHLLAMVHFAMAQQDIRYYLNGMLLVVDGKKVMAVATDGHRLAYCGVELENEAAGVGSRQEVIIPRKTILELQRLLEDNDDPVTVQLAANQVKFTFANIELISKLVEGKFPDFQRVIPKGYKNAFAIDRVQLQQALQRTAILTTDKFKGVRCILDTHMLKISSTNADQEEAQEELELDYSGDALDIGFNVTYLLDVLANLKTEQVQVSLGDSNSSALITVPDDDNFKYVVMPMRI; via the coding sequence ATGCAATTGGTCAAAACCTCGCGAGACAACCTGCTGCGTCCGCTGCAAATCGTGAGCGGCATCGTGGAGCGCCGCCACACCCTCCCGATCCTGGCCAACCTGCTGATTCGCAAGTCCGGGTCGAACGTATCCTTCCTGTCGACCGACATCGAAATCCAGATCACCACGCATGCGGAATGCGGCGTCGGCAATGACAGCGTCGCCACCACCGTGGCCGCGCGCAAGCTGCTGGACATTTTGCGTGCCATGCCCGACGGCGACGTGGCCCTGTCGCTCAACGACAAGCGCATGACGGTGCAATCCGGCAAGAGCCGCTTTGCCCTGCAGACGCTGGCCGCCGAAGAATTCCCGACCGTGGCCGAAGCCAGCGAATTCAACGCCAGCGTCAGCCTGCCGCAGAAGACCTTCAAGCACCTGCTGGCGATGGTCCACTTCGCCATGGCGCAGCAGGACATCCGCTACTACCTGAACGGCATGCTGCTGGTGGTGGACGGCAAGAAGGTGATGGCAGTCGCCACCGACGGCCACCGCCTGGCCTACTGCGGCGTCGAGCTGGAAAACGAAGCGGCTGGTGTTGGCTCGCGCCAGGAAGTCATCATCCCGCGCAAGACCATCCTGGAACTGCAGCGCCTGCTGGAAGACAACGACGATCCGGTCACGGTGCAGCTGGCCGCCAACCAGGTCAAGTTCACGTTCGCCAATATCGAACTGATCTCCAAGCTGGTCGAAGGCAAGTTCCCGGATTTCCAGCGCGTGATTCCCAAGGGCTACAAGAACGCCTTCGCGATCGACCGCGTGCAGCTGCAGCAGGCGCTGCAACGCACCGCGATCCTGACCACCGACAAATTCAAGGGCGTGCGCTGCATCCTCGACACGCACATGCTCAAGATCAGCTCCACCAACGCCGACCAGGAAGAGGCGCAGGAAGAGCTGGAACTCGATTACTCGGGCGACGCGCTCGATATCGGCTTCAACGTGACCTACCTGCTCGACGTGCTTGCCAACCTGAAGACCGAGCAGGTGCAGGTCAGCCTCGGCGACTCGAATTCGAGCGCGCTGATCACCGTGCCGGACGACGACAACTTCAAGTACGTCGTCATGCCGATGCGCATCTGA